The Pseudomonas azadiae genome contains a region encoding:
- a CDS encoding methyltransferase, whose amino-acid sequence MNARDVEARFKALDAFLIEHQGLWKPRPFTHRHLPWETEHPDLAAWLRQRSLADAETSHNRPHDLPAPAPFSQLAGQARQLSAVDKLPTQPLAPARPRLNVDVPGRKWQQIEAFGAALQFAQTPTHWLDWCAGKGHLGRRLLQAGQALTCLEHDPALIAAGQALSEHHGLPATHRLQDVMADVALAAEHTPVALHACGDLHVRLLQLASAVGCKQLALAPCCYNRIGADTYQPLSSAGRASHLLLSIDDLGLPLSETVTAGKRLRLQRDISMARRLGFDHLQRELRGLDEYLPTPSLPASWLSMPFADYCRELANLKGLSTGEQNWSTLEAYGWQRLAEVRNLELVRGLFRRPLEVWLVLDRALFLGESGYRVEVGRFCDRALTPRNLMVLAERD is encoded by the coding sequence ATGAATGCCAGGGACGTTGAGGCACGCTTCAAGGCGCTGGATGCGTTCCTGATCGAGCACCAAGGGCTGTGGAAACCACGACCCTTTACGCATCGGCATCTGCCCTGGGAAACCGAGCATCCCGACCTTGCCGCCTGGCTGCGCCAACGTTCGTTGGCCGATGCCGAAACCAGCCACAACCGACCGCATGACCTGCCGGCGCCCGCCCCTTTTTCACAACTCGCCGGGCAAGCCAGACAACTCAGCGCTGTGGATAAATTGCCGACGCAGCCGCTGGCACCCGCGCGACCTCGCCTGAACGTCGATGTGCCCGGCCGCAAATGGCAGCAGATCGAAGCCTTCGGCGCCGCGCTGCAGTTTGCGCAAACGCCCACGCACTGGCTGGACTGGTGCGCCGGCAAGGGCCACCTGGGTCGCCGCCTGCTGCAAGCCGGCCAAGCGCTGACCTGCCTGGAACATGACCCCGCGCTAATCGCCGCAGGCCAAGCCTTGAGCGAACACCACGGCCTGCCTGCCACCCATCGCCTGCAAGACGTGATGGCCGACGTGGCCCTGGCCGCCGAACACACGCCCGTAGCGCTGCATGCCTGTGGCGACCTGCACGTGCGCCTGCTGCAACTGGCCAGCGCGGTTGGCTGCAAACAGTTAGCGCTGGCGCCCTGCTGCTATAACCGCATCGGCGCCGACACTTACCAACCGCTGTCCAGTGCTGGCCGCGCATCGCACTTGCTGTTGTCGATTGATGACCTCGGCCTGCCGCTGAGCGAAACCGTCACCGCCGGCAAACGGTTGCGCCTGCAACGGGACATCTCCATGGCCAGGCGCCTGGGGTTCGACCACCTGCAACGCGAACTGCGCGGCCTCGACGAGTACCTGCCCACGCCGTCCCTGCCCGCCAGTTGGCTTAGCATGCCCTTCGCCGACTACTGCCGTGAACTGGCGAACCTCAAGGGTTTATCCACAGGCGAGCAGAATTGGTCAACGCTGGAGGCATACGGCTGGCAGCGCCTGGCCGAGGTCAGGAATCTGGAATTGGTGCGTGGTCTGTTTCGGCGCCCGCTGGAGGTGTGGCTGGTGCTGGATCGGGCGTTGTTTCTGGGCGAAAGCGGCTACAGGGTTGAAGTGGGCCGCTTCTGCGATCGCGCACTGACGCCGCGCAACTTGATGGTGCTTGCCGAGCGCGATTAA
- a CDS encoding ABC transporter ATP-binding protein, with product MAEATPALEIRNLHKRYGELEVLKGISLTARDGDVISILGSSGSGKSTFLRCINLLENPHQGQILVAGEELKLKAAKNGELMAADGKQINRLRSEIGFVFQNFNLWPHMSILDNIIEAPRRVLGQSKAEAIEVAEALLAKVGIGDKRHAYPAQLSGGQQQRAAIARTLAMQPKVILFDEPTSALDPEMVQEVLNVIRALAEEGRTMLLVTHEMGFARQVSSEVVFLHQGLVEEQGSPQQVFENPLSARCKQFMSSNR from the coding sequence ATGGCCGAGGCCACGCCCGCGCTTGAAATCCGCAACTTGCATAAACGCTATGGTGAGCTGGAGGTACTCAAAGGTATCTCGCTGACCGCTCGCGACGGCGACGTGATCTCGATCCTGGGTTCCTCCGGTTCCGGCAAGTCCACCTTTTTGCGCTGCATCAACCTGCTGGAAAACCCGCATCAGGGCCAGATCCTGGTGGCCGGCGAAGAACTCAAGCTCAAGGCCGCGAAAAACGGCGAGCTGATGGCCGCCGACGGCAAGCAGATCAACCGCCTGCGCAGCGAAATCGGTTTTGTGTTTCAAAACTTTAACCTGTGGCCGCACATGAGCATCCTCGACAACATCATCGAGGCGCCGCGCCGGGTGCTCGGCCAGAGTAAAGCCGAAGCCATCGAAGTGGCCGAAGCCCTGCTGGCCAAGGTCGGCATCGGCGACAAGCGCCACGCTTACCCCGCGCAATTGTCCGGCGGCCAGCAACAACGGGCGGCCATCGCGCGCACCCTGGCGATGCAGCCCAAGGTCATCCTGTTCGACGAGCCAACTTCGGCACTTGACCCCGAAATGGTCCAGGAAGTACTTAATGTGATCCGCGCACTGGCCGAAGAAGGCCGCACCATGCTGCTGGTCACCCATGAAATGGGCTTTGCCCGTCAGGTGTCCAGTGAAGTGGTGTTCCTGCACCAAGGCCTGGTCGAAGAGCAAGGATCGCCACAGCAGGTGTTTGAAAACCCGCTTTCGGCGCGCTGCAAACAATTCATGTCCAGCAACCGCTAA
- a CDS encoding BRCT domain-containing protein translates to MDLHNEFESSKFFHRARIDRRAADALVGLAAGIIADGVVNIAEAVFLKQWLESNLTHLNDPVINLLYSRLARMLQDDALDKDESLELLDILRGFSGMSIEKPKDGGAVAVAPTDLPFNLPVPDLVWDGRMFVFTGVMAFGPRKDCQALVEERGGLIGGGVSKKVHYLVVGSVGNEQWRHSTYGTKIMKAVELREAGASIAIVGEDHWQRMLFG, encoded by the coding sequence ATGGACCTACACAACGAGTTCGAGAGCAGCAAATTTTTCCATCGTGCCCGCATAGATCGACGTGCCGCCGATGCCTTGGTGGGGTTGGCCGCAGGGATTATTGCGGACGGTGTAGTGAATATCGCGGAGGCGGTTTTTCTAAAGCAATGGCTAGAGAGCAATCTCACGCATCTGAACGATCCGGTGATCAATCTGCTGTATTCGCGGTTGGCGCGCATGCTTCAGGACGATGCTCTGGATAAGGACGAGTCCCTGGAACTGCTTGATATTCTGCGTGGTTTTTCTGGAATGAGTATTGAAAAACCGAAAGATGGTGGTGCTGTTGCGGTCGCTCCTACGGACCTCCCCTTCAATCTTCCAGTTCCTGATCTGGTGTGGGATGGCCGGATGTTTGTGTTTACGGGGGTCATGGCCTTTGGGCCTCGCAAGGATTGTCAGGCGTTGGTCGAGGAACGTGGTGGCTTGATTGGTGGTGGCGTGAGTAAAAAGGTGCATTACTTAGTGGTTGGCAGCGTGGGTAATGAGCAGTGGCGACACAGTACCTATGGAACGAAAATCATGAAGGCGGTGGAGCTACGTGAGGCGGGGGCTTCGATTGCCATTGTGGGTGAGGATCATTGGCAAAGGATGCTGTTTGGTTAA
- a CDS encoding ABC transporter permease produces MNWAVIIKWLPKLAQGATLTLELVAIAVIAGLLLAIPLGIARSSRRWYVSALPYAYIFFFRGTPLLVQLFLVYYGLAQFDAVRESVLWPYLRNPFWCATATMTLHTAAYIAEILRGAIQAIPPGEIEAARALGMSKPKTLFYIILPRASRIGLPAYSNEVILMLKASALASTVTLLELTGMARTIIARTYLPVEIFFAAGLFYLLMAYILVRGFKLLERWLRVDECQGR; encoded by the coding sequence CTGAACTGGGCCGTGATCATCAAATGGCTGCCCAAACTGGCCCAGGGCGCGACGTTGACCCTGGAGCTGGTGGCCATTGCAGTGATCGCCGGTTTGCTGCTGGCGATTCCCCTGGGCATCGCCCGTTCGTCGCGCCGCTGGTACGTCAGCGCCTTGCCCTACGCTTACATTTTCTTCTTCCGTGGCACGCCGCTGCTGGTGCAGTTGTTCCTGGTGTATTACGGGCTCGCGCAATTCGATGCCGTACGCGAGAGCGTGCTGTGGCCGTACCTGCGCAATCCGTTCTGGTGCGCAACCGCCACCATGACCCTGCACACTGCCGCCTATATCGCCGAAATCCTGCGCGGCGCGATCCAGGCCATTCCACCCGGCGAGATCGAAGCGGCGCGAGCCCTGGGCATGTCCAAGCCCAAGACGCTGTTCTACATCATCCTGCCGCGCGCCTCGCGCATCGGCCTGCCGGCGTACAGCAACGAAGTGATCCTGATGCTCAAGGCCAGCGCCCTGGCCAGTACCGTGACCCTGCTGGAACTGACCGGCATGGCGCGCACGATCATCGCGCGCACCTACTTGCCCGTGGAGATTTTCTTCGCCGCCGGCCTGTTCTACCTGTTGATGGCCTACATCCTGGTACGCGGCTTCAAACTGCTGGAACGCTGGCTGCGTGTCGATGAATGCCAGGGACGTTGA
- a CDS encoding AAA family ATPase: MSSIFQRPELAETMANQLLNPGVLDEGLRSGLFLSGLRRTGKTTFLRNDLIPALEAAGALVIYVDLWSDTLANPATLVHNAIHKTLKDLQTPGSSVLEVLKRVSNVDIGAAGFKFGFKLDSIGTSDGPTLAQALTEVVDQAKTNLVLIIDEVQHAISSDDGNQLLLALKAARDAINPRPATPGHFLFIGTGSHRAQVSELTAKRNQAFSGATSAAYPLLNGDYVKFLLNRLAMTVKKEKLPSLEAAIEAFTTLGNRPEEMLKALRQLLQQEGDPDLFLPVIASTLRSAAASIELEKVEQMGSLAQAIFNKIASTEGDARGIFSTDAAAEYSKSVGREVRVEEIQPVVIALVAENIIMRRGHGIYAITDQFVQEIWLEERALIEGS; the protein is encoded by the coding sequence ATGAGCAGCATATTTCAGCGCCCTGAATTGGCTGAAACAATGGCGAACCAGCTCCTCAATCCGGGCGTGCTCGATGAGGGTCTGCGTTCGGGCCTTTTTTTATCTGGCCTGCGCCGTACAGGTAAAACAACATTTCTGAGAAACGACCTTATCCCAGCCCTGGAAGCAGCAGGTGCGCTGGTGATCTACGTCGACTTATGGAGTGACACACTGGCCAACCCGGCGACGCTCGTGCACAACGCCATACACAAAACGTTGAAAGACCTCCAGACACCGGGCTCCTCGGTGCTGGAAGTACTCAAGCGCGTCAGCAATGTCGACATCGGCGCAGCGGGATTCAAGTTCGGCTTCAAACTCGACAGTATTGGCACCAGCGACGGCCCGACCTTGGCGCAAGCGCTGACCGAAGTCGTGGACCAAGCCAAGACCAACCTCGTACTGATCATCGACGAAGTGCAACATGCCATTTCCTCCGACGATGGCAACCAATTGCTCCTGGCCCTGAAAGCCGCCCGTGATGCGATCAACCCGCGCCCAGCAACACCGGGCCACTTTTTGTTTATTGGAACCGGCTCTCACAGAGCGCAAGTCAGCGAACTGACCGCTAAACGCAACCAGGCATTCTCTGGCGCCACATCGGCGGCCTATCCGTTGCTGAACGGTGACTACGTCAAGTTCCTGCTCAACCGGCTTGCCATGACCGTGAAAAAGGAAAAACTCCCCTCCCTCGAAGCGGCCATTGAAGCCTTTACCACACTGGGGAACAGACCCGAGGAAATGTTGAAAGCGTTGCGACAACTCCTTCAGCAGGAAGGCGATCCCGACCTATTCCTCCCCGTCATCGCCAGCACCTTACGCTCTGCGGCGGCGAGCATTGAACTTGAAAAGGTCGAGCAGATGGGCAGCCTGGCACAGGCGATTTTCAACAAAATTGCTTCTACTGAAGGCGATGCTCGCGGAATTTTCTCCACCGACGCGGCGGCGGAGTATTCAAAATCAGTAGGGAGAGAAGTGCGGGTTGAGGAGATTCAACCGGTGGTGATTGCGCTAGTCGCAGAGAACATCATCATGCGACGCGGGCATGGGATTTATGCGATTACGGATCAGTTTGTTCAAGAGATTTGGCTGGAAGAGCGGGCGTTGATTGAGGGGAGTTAG
- a CDS encoding ABC transporter substrate-binding protein, with translation MQNYKKFLLAAAVSMAFSATAMAETLKMGIEAAYPPFNNKDASGNVVGFDKDIGDALCAKMKVEKCEVYVSDWDGIIPALNAKKFDFLVSSLSITDERKQAVDFTDPYYSNKLQFIAPKATADFKPDADYLKGKVIGAQRATLAGTYLEDKLPDTEAKLYDTQENAYLDLTSGRLDGILADKYVQYEWLKSKDGSAYEFKGDPVVESDKIGIAVRKGDPLRERLNKALAEIKADGTYKKINDKYFPFSIE, from the coding sequence ATGCAGAACTATAAAAAATTCCTTCTGGCCGCGGCCGTCTCGATGGCGTTCAGCGCCACGGCCATGGCAGAAACACTGAAAATGGGGATTGAAGCGGCCTACCCGCCCTTCAACAATAAAGATGCCAGCGGCAATGTGGTCGGCTTCGACAAAGACATCGGCGACGCCCTGTGCGCCAAGATGAAAGTCGAGAAGTGCGAAGTGTACGTATCCGACTGGGACGGCATCATCCCGGCCCTGAACGCCAAGAAGTTCGACTTTCTGGTGTCCTCGCTGTCGATTACCGACGAGCGCAAGCAGGCCGTCGACTTCACCGACCCGTACTACTCCAACAAGCTTCAGTTCATCGCGCCTAAAGCCACTGCCGACTTCAAACCCGACGCGGATTACCTGAAGGGCAAAGTCATCGGTGCACAACGCGCGACGTTGGCCGGCACTTACCTGGAAGACAAGCTGCCAGACACCGAAGCCAAGCTGTACGACACCCAGGAAAACGCCTACCTCGACCTGACTTCCGGTCGCCTCGACGGCATCCTGGCCGACAAGTACGTGCAGTACGAATGGCTCAAGAGCAAAGACGGTTCGGCCTACGAGTTCAAGGGCGACCCGGTTGTAGAAAGCGACAAGATCGGTATCGCCGTACGCAAGGGCGACCCATTGCGCGAGCGCCTGAACAAAGCCCTGGCAGAGATCAAGGCAGACGGCACCTACAAGAAGATCAACGACAAGTACTTCCCGTTCAGCATCGAATGA
- the bcsQ gene encoding cellulose biosynthesis protein BcsQ, with amino-acid sequence MSLTDELLALFGKRVTRDACGLDARLHFFGSIPVNDGAVIPSPGADTDEQSQPVGGGATRAKVVALVSVNGGVGRSSLVTALSSGMQRQGESVLALDLDPQNALCHHLGLDSSVPGIGCASLQNTQWAQCRQAGFAGAQVIPFGDTDTQQQETLQGWLKREPDWLAQQLAGLRLGEHQTVIIDTPAGNNVYFHQALNLADGVLVIARADAASLATLDQLDSLLAPYLERERAPAVQFVINHLDENNAIQLDMVEAFKQRLGTVPLQVHGDTAISEAQACAADPLDVRTVSLAVDDIHDLSRVVKALGKRFQGAV; translated from the coding sequence ATGAGCCTTACTGACGAACTGCTTGCGTTGTTCGGCAAGCGTGTCACTCGAGATGCCTGTGGGCTGGATGCGCGGCTGCATTTCTTCGGCAGTATTCCGGTAAATGATGGCGCTGTGATCCCCTCTCCAGGCGCGGACACCGATGAACAATCCCAGCCGGTCGGCGGTGGTGCAACGCGCGCTAAAGTCGTGGCGCTGGTATCGGTCAATGGCGGTGTGGGGCGCAGTTCCCTGGTTACAGCGTTGAGCAGCGGTATGCAGCGCCAAGGCGAGTCGGTGCTGGCCCTGGATCTGGACCCGCAGAACGCTTTGTGTCATCACCTCGGACTCGATTCGAGCGTGCCCGGCATTGGCTGCGCGAGCTTGCAGAATACGCAGTGGGCGCAGTGTCGGCAGGCGGGGTTCGCCGGGGCCCAGGTGATTCCGTTCGGTGATACCGATACCCAGCAGCAGGAGACCCTGCAAGGCTGGCTCAAGCGCGAGCCGGATTGGCTGGCGCAACAATTGGCAGGATTGCGCCTGGGTGAGCACCAAACGGTGATCATCGATACACCTGCCGGTAATAACGTCTACTTCCATCAGGCGTTGAACCTGGCCGACGGGGTGCTGGTTATTGCGCGGGCCGATGCCGCCTCACTGGCCACGCTGGATCAACTGGACAGCCTGCTGGCGCCCTACCTTGAGCGCGAGCGCGCACCTGCTGTGCAATTTGTGATCAACCATTTGGATGAGAACAATGCTATCCAACTGGACATGGTCGAAGCGTTCAAGCAGCGTCTGGGAACCGTCCCGCTGCAAGTGCATGGCGACACGGCCATCAGCGAAGCCCAGGCTTGCGCTGCAGACCCGCTGGACGTGCGGACGGTCAGCCTGGCGGTGGACGATATCCACGACTTGAGCCGGGTCGTCAAAGCTCTGGGAAAACGCTTCCAAGGCGCGGTTTAA
- a CDS encoding ABC transporter permease, whose amino-acid sequence MNFDLYGFGPALAAGALMTVKLALTALCLGLVLGLAGALAKTSPYKPLQWLGGAYSTIVRGIPELLWVLLIYFGTVNLMRALGEFFGNPDLSLSAFAAGVIALGLCFGAYATEVFRGAILAIPKGHREAGVALGLSKARIFTRLIMPQMWRIALPGLGNLFMILMKDTALVSVIGLEEIMRHAQIGVTVTKQPFTFFMVAAFMYLGLTVLAMTGMHFLEKRAARGFARSTQ is encoded by the coding sequence ATGAATTTCGACCTCTACGGATTCGGCCCCGCGCTTGCCGCTGGCGCGCTGATGACCGTCAAACTCGCGCTCACAGCCTTGTGCCTGGGGCTGGTGCTCGGCCTGGCCGGCGCCTTGGCCAAGACGTCGCCGTACAAGCCTTTGCAATGGCTTGGCGGTGCTTACTCGACGATTGTTCGCGGCATTCCCGAATTGCTGTGGGTGCTGCTGATTTACTTCGGCACCGTCAACCTGATGCGCGCCCTCGGTGAGTTCTTCGGCAACCCCGACCTTTCCCTCAGCGCCTTCGCCGCCGGGGTGATCGCCCTGGGCCTGTGCTTTGGTGCCTACGCCACGGAAGTGTTTCGTGGTGCGATCCTCGCCATTCCCAAGGGCCACCGCGAAGCCGGTGTGGCGCTGGGGCTGTCGAAGGCGCGGATTTTTACCCGTTTGATCATGCCGCAAATGTGGCGCATCGCCCTACCGGGCCTGGGCAACCTGTTCATGATCCTGATGAAGGACACCGCGCTGGTGTCGGTGATCGGCCTGGAAGAAATCATGCGCCACGCGCAGATCGGCGTGACCGTGACCAAGCAGCCGTTCACCTTCTTCATGGTCGCCGCGTTCATGTACCTGGGCCTCACGGTACTGGCGATGACCGGCATGCACTTTCTGGAAAAACGCGCCGCCCGCGGCTTTGCAAGGAGCACCCAATGA
- a CDS encoding MarR family transcriptional regulator yields MWTARDSMGMKSQDILLMFKMASLHAQEEMSPSSTQTIAWGGLSQIDLLPKNFIHKDGITPNPRPPELWRDISATIRGIVDAESFEWEGWEIDDVVAPDGALENWADRYTLRALSASLGISKSEISNSMVRCRESGLLTNDYETALPKVNRLALLKITEHALKYFFPVKPGALVRGIPTGFASPVLSKHLKSGGSTIHVWPDPQGSERGQSVEPLYKTVAEAVKLDRTLYHFLALADSIRLGGPRETSVAIKLLKEGMGL; encoded by the coding sequence ATGTGGACGGCTAGAGATTCTATGGGTATGAAGAGTCAAGATATTTTATTGATGTTTAAGATGGCTAGCCTTCATGCGCAGGAGGAAATGTCGCCGTCGAGCACTCAGACAATAGCTTGGGGAGGCCTGTCTCAGATCGATCTGCTTCCGAAAAACTTTATTCATAAGGATGGGATAACCCCGAATCCCCGGCCTCCTGAGCTGTGGCGCGACATCTCCGCCACTATCAGGGGCATTGTTGATGCGGAATCATTCGAATGGGAGGGGTGGGAAATCGATGATGTGGTCGCTCCTGATGGGGCGCTAGAGAATTGGGCAGACCGGTACACCCTGAGAGCGTTATCGGCCTCGTTAGGTATCAGCAAAAGCGAGATCTCAAACTCAATGGTCCGATGCCGAGAGTCAGGGTTGCTGACGAATGACTATGAGACTGCCCTGCCCAAGGTAAATCGCTTGGCACTGTTAAAAATCACCGAGCATGCGCTCAAATATTTCTTCCCCGTCAAGCCTGGAGCGCTGGTAAGAGGGATCCCAACTGGTTTTGCATCACCGGTGCTTTCCAAGCACCTGAAAAGCGGTGGTAGCACCATTCACGTGTGGCCGGATCCTCAGGGTTCTGAGCGAGGACAATCTGTAGAGCCGCTCTACAAAACAGTTGCTGAAGCGGTAAAGCTCGATCGTACTCTCTACCACTTTTTAGCGCTCGCTGACTCCATCAGGCTGGGTGGGCCACGCGAAACCAGTGTTGCAATTAAACTTCTGAAGGAAGGAATGGGCCTATGA
- a CDS encoding TOTE conflict system archaeo-eukaryotic primase domain-containing protein, whose amino-acid sequence MIDTSLVAKLRAENARLVALLDAHGIEWRPPAEPVKIAIVQAEQSQQLDTDGKLALFRSLFRGRTDVYPIRWESKAGKSGYAPACANEWRPGVCEKPRIKCGDCGNRQLLPLTDEVVYRHLAGEVAVGIYPLLSDDTCYFLAVDFDEAEWRDDSKAFVQSCHELNVPVALEISRSGQGAHGWIFFERNVPACDARRLGAAIISHACERTRQLALSSYDRLFPNQDYMPKGGFGNLIALPLQKRARAQNNSVFVDDSLEPHPDQWAFLASIQRMSPEDIQPVIIQAMGNRDPLGVAYVDDEGDAEPWKDRESRSRKLTCPLPAAVNITLANLIYFEKSELPQPLANQLVRLAAFQNPEFYKAQAMRMSVWNKPRIIGCAQNFPKHIALPRGCLDASLELLEENGVASILKDERFAGDPIDVSFLGTLRSDQEAAVSAMLSHDTGILCAPTAFGKTVSAAALIAARGINTLVLVHRTELLRQWQERLQAFLGVGNGVVGTFGGGKAKLTGIIDIAVMQSLSRKGEISDQVKNYGQIIVDECHHLSAVSFGALLRSATARYVLGLTATPVRRDGQQPIIFMQCGPIRHTAARPASAPHDLSVVPRLLPKPIVVPDGFGIQDVFRRLADDSERTAKIVSEIELAYNEGRKILVLTERTEHVDALELELKQRVHNLFTLHGRVPKKQQISRMHALESLPPDAPRVLLATGKLVGEGFDHPPLDTLVLAMPISWKGILQQYAGRLHRSHADKADVRVIDFVDAGNVALMRMWDKRQAGYKAMGYRMADSMATMDLL is encoded by the coding sequence GTGATAGACACTAGTCTGGTGGCGAAGCTAAGGGCTGAGAATGCAAGATTGGTTGCCTTGCTGGATGCTCATGGCATCGAATGGCGCCCGCCTGCTGAGCCAGTCAAGATAGCGATTGTCCAAGCAGAACAATCACAGCAACTTGATACTGATGGAAAGCTTGCCCTATTCCGAAGCTTGTTTCGTGGTAGGACGGACGTTTATCCCATCCGCTGGGAAAGCAAGGCAGGCAAATCAGGATACGCACCCGCTTGCGCAAACGAATGGAGGCCTGGCGTTTGTGAGAAGCCCCGAATTAAATGTGGCGACTGCGGTAACCGCCAGCTGCTTCCGCTGACCGATGAGGTGGTCTATCGCCATCTGGCGGGCGAAGTGGCCGTTGGTATCTACCCCCTACTCTCTGATGACACTTGTTATTTTTTGGCAGTCGACTTCGATGAGGCCGAATGGCGTGATGATTCCAAAGCTTTTGTGCAGTCATGCCATGAACTGAACGTCCCGGTGGCGCTGGAAATATCGCGCTCAGGCCAAGGGGCTCATGGCTGGATTTTCTTTGAGCGTAATGTTCCTGCCTGCGATGCGCGCCGCCTCGGTGCTGCAATCATCAGTCATGCCTGTGAGCGCACCCGCCAGTTGGCGCTCAGCTCCTATGATCGACTGTTTCCAAACCAGGACTATATGCCCAAAGGCGGCTTTGGAAATCTCATCGCGCTCCCTTTGCAAAAGCGGGCCAGGGCCCAAAACAATAGCGTTTTTGTAGACGACTCGCTTGAGCCTCATCCTGATCAATGGGCCTTCCTGGCATCGATTCAGCGCATGAGTCCAGAAGATATCCAGCCCGTTATTATCCAGGCGATGGGTAATCGGGACCCTCTAGGGGTCGCCTATGTCGATGACGAAGGTGATGCAGAACCTTGGAAAGATCGTGAATCGAGATCACGTAAATTGACATGCCCGTTGCCTGCTGCTGTCAACATCACGCTGGCTAACTTAATTTACTTTGAAAAGTCGGAATTGCCACAGCCATTGGCAAACCAGCTTGTCCGGCTCGCTGCCTTTCAAAATCCTGAGTTCTACAAAGCTCAGGCCATGCGCATGTCAGTGTGGAACAAGCCAAGGATTATCGGCTGTGCCCAGAACTTCCCCAAACATATCGCGTTACCACGTGGCTGTTTGGATGCTTCGCTGGAGCTTTTAGAGGAAAACGGGGTTGCCTCTATTCTTAAAGACGAACGCTTCGCGGGCGACCCCATCGACGTGAGCTTTCTCGGGACCCTGCGTTCTGACCAAGAGGCTGCTGTCAGCGCAATGCTAAGTCATGACACCGGTATCCTCTGCGCACCGACAGCTTTCGGTAAAACGGTGAGTGCTGCTGCATTGATTGCCGCACGTGGCATTAACACGTTGGTGCTTGTGCATCGGACGGAACTATTAAGGCAGTGGCAAGAGCGCTTGCAGGCGTTCTTGGGAGTCGGGAACGGTGTCGTTGGTACTTTTGGAGGCGGAAAAGCGAAGCTTACAGGCATCATCGACATTGCCGTCATGCAGTCGTTATCGCGAAAAGGCGAGATCAGCGATCAGGTAAAAAATTACGGCCAGATCATCGTTGATGAGTGTCATCACCTATCAGCAGTGTCATTCGGGGCACTACTGAGGAGTGCTACCGCGCGGTACGTACTGGGACTCACAGCAACCCCAGTGCGCCGAGATGGGCAGCAGCCCATTATTTTCATGCAGTGCGGACCGATCCGACATACTGCTGCTCGACCAGCGAGTGCGCCCCATGACCTCTCTGTCGTGCCTCGATTGCTGCCCAAACCTATAGTGGTCCCCGATGGCTTTGGGATTCAGGACGTTTTTCGGCGTCTAGCCGACGACTCTGAGCGGACAGCCAAAATCGTCTCGGAGATTGAGCTGGCGTACAACGAGGGTAGAAAAATTCTAGTGTTAACGGAGCGGACGGAACATGTGGATGCCCTTGAATTAGAATTGAAGCAGCGCGTGCATAACCTTTTCACGCTTCATGGGCGAGTGCCTAAGAAACAGCAGATTTCCCGTATGCATGCGCTTGAGTCGCTTCCCCCTGATGCTCCACGAGTGCTGTTGGCAACAGGAAAACTAGTAGGTGAAGGCTTCGATCATCCGCCGTTGGACACGCTGGTGCTGGCAATGCCCATCTCATGGAAGGGAATCCTTCAGCAATATGCAGGTAGGTTGCATCGATCACATGCCGATAAGGCCGACGTGCGAGTGATCGACTTCGTTGACGCGGGTAATGTCGCGCTGATGAGAATGTGGGATAAGCGCCAGGCGGGTTACAAAGCGATGGGCTACCGCATGGCTGATTCCATGGCCACCATGGACCTACTCTAA